The DNA region CCGTTTGGTTTAATAAATTGCTGGGTCGAGTAATAAAATTAGCCTCCAAAACCGTAAAGAGTACGGCCTTGACGTTTTAGAGCGTAGACAACGTCCATGGCGGTGACTGTCTTCCGCTTGGCGTGCTCAGTGTAGGTGACTGCGTCACGGATGACGTTCTCAAGAAAGACTTTAAGAACACCACGAGTTTCTTCGTAGATGAGTCCAGAAATACGTTTGACTCCACCACGACGAGCCAGACGACGGATAGCTGGTTTAGTGATACCCTGGATGTTATCACGAAGAACTTTACGATGCCGCTTGGCTCCTCCTTTTCCTAATCCTTTTCCTCCCTTACCACGACCAGTCATGATTGCGAGTTGAGAACTTTTAAGTAAACACTGACGAAGTTAGACTGAGAATGCTCCAAAACCGATTTTGAGCCTCTTTATAAAGACATTCTTAGATTTACTCCTACCCCTAGAATTGGACGAATCAGAGCAGTAGTGCATTTTTCTCCCTCTCTCGGAAATAAACCAATCAAAGTGATGCTAAATTACCCCTTCcaccaagaaaaaaaacgaattacGCGCCGCCGGCTCTGCGAGTTGACAAAAAGGCGATTTTCGGCTCCGAAAACTCATTCTATTCTAAGTTTCTGAACGTTATACTACGTTTGTTCGGAGATTAACTAGCTTATCATGGCTCGTACTAAGCAAACTGCTCGTAAGTCAACTGGTGGAAAGGCTCCACGCAAACAACTGGCTACCAAGGCCGCCCGTAAGAGCGCGCCAGCCACCGGTGGAGTCAAGAAGCCACATCGTTACCGTCCCGGAACAGTCGCTCTCCGTGAGATCCGTCGTTACCAGAAGAGCACTGAGCTCCTCATCCGTAAATTACCATTCCAACGTTTGGTGCGTGAAATCGCTCAGGACTTCAAGACCGACCTGAGATTCCAAAGCTCTGCTGTAATGGCCCTCCAGGAAGCCAGCGAAGCCTACCTCGTTGGTCTTTTTGAAGACACCAACCTCTGTGCCATCCACGCCAAGCGTGTTACCATCATGCCCAAAGACATCCAATTGGCCCGTCGTATTCGAGGAGAACGTGCCtaagttatttttcaacatcaaaaattaataaaccaaacggcccttttcagggccatcAAATATTTCATACTAAGAAAATTCATTAAGTCGTTCATATTCTTAATTTGATTCattgcaataaattattttcgtcATTCACCTAAATCACTAATAATCATACTCTGTTTAGACAGCATTGATTTTGATTTTccatttatcataatttacgAGCAATTCATTTAGTTTCTCTagaataaatttgatattttttgcatGAAGCAACGAAAAGAGCAGTGTTTGCCCCTCTATATTATAGGTTATTAATACAATATAAGAATGGTACTGGTTGCAGGAAAGAACCATGTAGCTTCAAACGGCTATACTTAATTTTTGCGAAGGGACATCATTAGTAATTACTTAGAAAGGTCTATTAgataataaatagttttaaatgaGTTTGCTTAGATATGAGGGCAAGCTGAACTGATGTATAGTTTATAAAGAAGCCTCTCGTAACAGACGGGATCGAAGGCTTCTTCGATATATATAAGTACCGCATCAGTGTGGATTTGTGTGTTGAAGTTATTTGAGATGTGTACTATGATTTTCCCTGAAGCCGAATTGATCGCTAATGggtaaattgatttgtttttaaaaatttttattattgtttaagatgaaatttttctgattttataaaatacaaattttttgaagtgtAAATCCTTTAACGACCTATCTGTTGATATATGTACGGCAGACCTAACTGGGATATATGTATGGCCATAAATGATTACTCCAGACACGGCCGTGAATGGAAATTGGCAATATATGGCCTTGTATAACTAGTAAAGATAAAAGAAATGAACCCAGGGTTTAAAAATTAGATACTTAAAGcttcaatttgtttttctttttgttctacgaccatttttttagataatagCCTCCTGAAAATTAagggttttttcaataacctttaatttttctgaccatacaattaaattactgtatatataatttgtcaCATCAAATCATGTATAGGACTATGCTAATTGTATTTTGCATTAGATAACTTATtataatgaatttgaaaactaaaaagttgaatacgttttgaaaaatttggtggccctgagaAGGGCCGTTTTGTTTATGTAGAGATGGGAAAGTAATTTAAGAACTGCTTTTTTCGGTTTTCTTGGGCAATAAGACAGCTTGGATGTTGGGCAAAACTCCACCTTGAGCGATGGTAACTCCAGAAAGAAGTTTATTTAACTCTTCATCGTTACGGATAGCCAGTTGGAGATGACGTGGAATGATACGAGTCTTCTTGTTATCACGAGCAGCGTTACCTGCCAACTCGAGTACTTCAGCAGCGAGGTATTCCATAACAGCTGCTAAGTACACCGGAGCCCCAGCTCCAACGCGTTCAGCGTAGTTACCTTTACGTAACATACGATGGATACGACCAACTGGGAACTGAAGTCCAGCACGGCTTGAACGAGTCTTTGACTTTCCCTTTACTTTACCACCTTTACCGCGACCAGACATGATTGTAAGTTAGAGTGAACGGAACACGTAATTTACTCAAAAGCGTCAGAGACGAATTGTGCTTCTGGCAGCAAAAGTCATTGTATTTCCCAACTTTACGTCGGTTACTGCGAGCCACTCATAGTGAAGGAATTATCCCCTGCATTAATACTCTTTTTTGATTCGATCGCAGGTTCCGACGCcattaatattgttattattttgtttcggTACCTGCGCTCCAATAGGATTACGTGTATCCCCTCCACCCGATGGTACGCAATGTCATTGGTCCGATCATACCAATGCGTTAGCTCTTAAAAAAGAAACGTAAAGTTGGCAAATTCACATTTTGACTCCAGTCTTGAACTAGTGTTGAATCAGTGATCATCATGCCTCCTAAAACAAGTGGCAAAGCTGTTAAAAAGTCGGGCAAGGCCCAGAAAAACATCACTAAGTCCGATAAAAAAGGACGCAAGAAGAAGCGTAAGGAAAGTTACGCCATCTACATCTACAAAGTCTTGAAACAAGTTCATCCTGATACTGGTGTCTCTAGTAAAGCCATGAGTATCATGAACAGTTTCGTCAACGACATCTTTGAGCGTATCGCAGCTGAGGCGTCTAGACTTGCGCATTACAACAAACGTTCCACCATCACCTCCCGGGAAATTCAAACTGCAGTGCGTCTTTTGTTGCCTGGTGAATTGGCAAAGCACGCCGTCAGTGAAGGAACCAAAGCCGTCACAAAGTACACCAGCTCTAAATAAACTTTCTAATCTTTCAATAAAccaaacggcccttttcagggccaccaaatttttcaaaacgtaTCAATACTTGTCAAGTTATTAGTAAAAGTTtgactttaaattaattgttgttaatttaactcaaatatttaacaattaaagttTGCTCTATTCctcaaagtttttaaaaaatatgatttattattaatattgagaaaTTCTGCCATGGCATCTATACTGATGTAACAATcgatatatacataaattgcGATTTAATCAACCAAACCAATAGtttatatcattatttatttttctttatttttacttcattaTTTTGTTGACAAGAAGTACTCGACTACACCCAATAAACTTGACCTTTCTCTGGTATCTATGTACGTGTATGCATGATGACCGTGAACAGACAGGGATCGACAGATGGGACAATGTTGTATCTATCTGTCTCTCTCTGTCATCTTTTCTCAGTCTAACGATGATGCTTAGAAGCATGCTTATCTTGCATCCACACCTACCTGCGTACTTTTCGTGACAATACATTTACAAgagaatgtgtgtgtgtgtgtgtgtaagcaTAATACCAGATAGACGAttgaaattatgataaaattaccGTCCACTTTACCTGGGACGCGTGCACGTGTACACTGTACCTTTGATGAATCCGCGGTAAACAAATTTTACGAGCTAAATGATTGACGTTACTTATaacttaaattcaatatttcgagtcatatttttatctccAAACCTCGGAAATTATTGCTCAATAGGCTTACTCAGTTGTTTTTGTCACATAAGATGACCTCCAAATCCGGAATATTCACGCATCATATTTTTGTCTatttagatatatatttagacACCCTTTTACTAATACTGGACCTATAACGCAGATTGCTCAACATGCTTACGCATTTGTTTTTCACATCCAAACCCGGAACACTTACGCATCTCAATTCCCTAAACCCGAAAATTATAGCTAACAATACACCTATAGTGTAGATTACTCATTTGTTTGTCACAAAAGATGACCACCGAATCCGGAACCCTTACGTAACGCTTCATTAGACCATCACATCGATCAGCTAAAACCAGAAAGAAATCCATTGGAACCATACGCTTCCCCTATTCGACCTAGAGTATATAAACTGCCAAAAAACTAGCGGAGGCAGTCGATCGCTAATCTGTTGTAATCTATGCCGGTTCTCGGTCCGAAATTCTATCAACCTAAAGATTAGTTCTAAACGGCCACGTCCGATTAGTATCGCAAATCAGAGTCTGAAATTTTAATCGTTGTCCACGTGACGGTCCACCGCCTAGGCAATCGGGCTCCTTGgtcaaatacttaaattttaaacttgttAAAATCTCGGTCGATTTAACTTACCCAAATCAGGATCATCGGTCTCGTGACGGTCCACAGCCTAGGAATCTGGACTCCTAGATCTAGAtcctgaattaaaataaaataattcgcaTTCGTATTCGATAGATAGAGGAGTGCATCATCTCGGTACCCCAGTAGCTTCGAGTCCGAATAGTGCATTTCATTCCGCTGAATTAAATTCACGAAGCCACAGTGTCGTGTCCCAgcgcaattaaaaataaaaataaactgtcCAATTTCGcgatcataaatttaaatttgtgaacTGTGAGAGAGTGTGATCAGCGAAAATTGTAAACCACTTCAACCTGAGTGGTAAgtctaattaaatattgttaaaagtgTAATACATCTATGTAAAACAACATATAAGAATATGCAATTCGTTTccttttctaaaaatatatcttcTTCTTATTTGTACCTCTTACTCTAACATTCATAAGTGAACGGGTACAGAAAAAGACAGACGTAAAGAACAGGGACTTCTCGAGGGCCCATATTCACCTACCTACTTTCCATTCGCTCTAATATCCCGGACCTATCCTAAGCCACGCAGGTCAACAATCGGGATAGTCTATCGTACTTCCGCTCGGCACGAAATAGACTTATTTAGTATTCTGGAATATTACCGAATATTTAACATTCTCACACTAGCCACTTGACGGTTCTTTTTGACTCCTTGGTTGagtaatagaataaatatttccgGTAGTTTtctactaaataattaattaaatataatcctTCGCCCGTCGCCTTCACTCTCTCCGATCGTGACACTGACATGTTTGAACTCCATTTTAGAGTCAATGGTGAGTTTCTCATTAATATTGTGCCTAAATTTTTCTAGTCTGCGTCTTtgtacattaaaataaatattttgtcttGATCTAAATCATGTCTATAATGTATGCCTATAAGTATTGGGAGATGGTCCGAATCTAGGGTGTTTATTGCTTCTATTGTACAATTATAAGgactatttttcaaaagtgcTATATATATCTACGGTGCTGGGTTGTCCGCCGTTGTCTTGGTATAAGGGGTAGGTATTGGAAGCTTCAGTTGTGTAATTGTGTTTGTTTATGTATTCTTAAAGTAGGTTACCAttgaagttattggttttacAGTACCAGGATGTATGTTTTGAGTTTAGGTCTCCTGCTACAgtaggacctcgttataagactacgCATTATAAGACTCTTCCCCTCAATTTGTTAAAACTCACTCGAAACGTTTTCCCCACCAACAACTCAATAAAAGTTTTGCGCCGAATCCTCGCTATAAGACTAACGACCAGTACGACTAAAATCGAGATAAAATGAACATACATAAAGATTgtagattaaataatttattttcataaagaatacttaaaatttcgtGGTatcacataattaattaacagaaaaGTACAACAaaattctgtttatttatgattatatattaaatagatTCACTGTATAATAGAGTAGAGTTGAAccgaatacataaataaaacgcAAAACGGCGATAGTCTTATAGCGAGGTTTGGGCGCAAATGCTGTTAAGCACAATAGTGGCGGTACCTCaattccaataattttttccccTACAACCCCGAgctagtcttataacgaggtcctacTGTACTATCACTGAGTGTGCAGAATTCATGAATACTTCTAGGTCTTTCTCGTCgattttattaagtttattGTTAATCGTTGGCCGTATATATGTAGAATAATTGTTTACGTTATTATTGAGTTTGATGCCTATTGATTCTATGCCATTGAGTTTAGGTATTTCGAGTTCactaaatttgatttattttttaattatgattgcAAGACCACCCCCGGTTGAGCCAAGTCTGTCATGTCTTATTAGTTGATAACCCAGCATGCtatttagtttaaatttgtttagttTAGTTTCATTGACTAGCATTATGTCTATGTCATGttctatgataaaattttctagttCTGTTCGTTTATGGTATAAACCGTTTGCATTCCAGTGTCCTAATCTAGTATTAAGACGTGGATTAGCCATGGCAACCTAACGCAATTGAGAATTTAACAAATGCCTCACATTGGGCATCACGATCTTTACATTGTTTTAGAGATTGAACCAATATCCTTGCGTGTTTAATTATACTACTAATAACACAGGGTGAACCTAATGATTTTAGTTCAGTAAGAAGAGTAGTTATTTCTCCTAcattttcatgttttttagtattattaattacctgataatcatgttgcggtaacatcagaaaatcatgtgaatgcaacatgatttgtcatgtttcggctacatgacaatatgtggcagcaacatgattatcatgtagccgaaacatgacagatcatgtgaatgcaacatgattttctcattttaccgcaacatgattatcatgtagccgaaacatgattatcatgtgaatgccacatgattttctcatgttaccacaacatgattatcatgtagccgaaacatgacaaatcatgtgaatgcaacatgatttcatcatgtttatttaccaagactgcaccATGTTGCAtttacgattaatttttttccgtgtggcgATGATGTAGGTTCGAGATTCGGGACGTTGTCCTGTGTGTTGGGCGGCATCTGTACACCATTCTGAAGTTGCTTTGGTCTtgtgttttgattttttcgtcGTTTTACAGACAGCAGATATGATTGGTGAAATTCACATCTTGTGAAGCTTGCAGGATGATCTTTCTTGCAGTTAGTGCAAGTAGGTGTCActttttttagtagatttcataaaaatctatcttttgcatttgtcctcatggtggaattttcaaagaattttgccataatctatcataattcatcgagtaggttccaaaaataccattggttcaaaagtttacatatatattagagtagtccaaaaaaaaaaaatttttttggctaTCATTCCAAAAGCTTCTCTAAGGTATAAAAAGAATTCCCTTCAAAGCGCAGCTTGATATCTCAATTCTTCAAGAagctcaatacatttatattttcccatttataatagtaaaaaattttttttctgtattttccatcaatcatttttgtaggaaatttaattctctacaaaaaagttttgaaatagttttttcattatcttaacggttaaaaagttattgagcttTAAGTACTCGTTACTACGTAAATTTGAAGGAAAATAGTTCGCGCAACTCTTTAATGGAATTGACACCATtactagataatttatttaatttttatagatttgaaataattttcaactttttgaaaacttttttggtgactgcatgtatttatttcgaaattaaTCAAACTCTAAactgtttataataaataaataatttaacaatcgtttatataattatgattaatttttcttattacaaTTTGGATGTTTTTTCCTATGATCAGCAACTATTTGTAACAGATATTGTTTCTGTTCTTTACGTTTTCTCctaaattcattatatttttcaattaaagctAGTACTTGCGGATGgatactgaatttaattttcttcatatctaattaaattttcttttattacgaatatttaaagctcaataactttttacccgttaggattacgaaaaaacttatttaatacttttttgtagagaattaaatttcctacaagaataATTGATGGAAcattcagagaaaaatttttttcgtagttttaccggatgaaatcgtaaaaaaattttttttacgtgttatttaaatgggaaaatattAATGTATTGAGCTTCTTGAAGAATGGAGATATCAAGCTGCGCTTtagagggaattttttttatactttagaGAAGCTTTTGAGATAATagcccttaaaaaaaaaaaaactgttttttttggaccacTCTAATATATGTGTAATATAACGCGCCATGTTGCGACGATAGCGGCCACAATTTTTAACGGATCTTAATAAAACTtggcacacttattctatgaacGATCATCACGattaaccctgattaaacaaaacgatttgtgacgattaaaaatttaatcatccctggcggttttgaatcaccctggaaacaccctggaatcacggtgcgtttttttcattttatcaccctgattccacggtggttacacggtgtacccaccgtgattcaacgTACACACTGTAATCaccgtggatacaccgtggaatctcggtgaatacaccgtggaatcatggtgaatacaccgtggaatcatggtgggtacaccgtgtaaccatcgTGGAaataccgtgtaaccaccctggatccaccgtgtttccacttccagggtgtttccaggTTGATTTAAAACCGCCAGGGATCATTAATCGTCATAATCGTCATGGATTTTCACATTTAATTGTCTCCAATCGTCAAAagacgatttattattttttatcattcatgcgATATAAGTGCTATCGAAGTGCATGCTCTTTTGTTCGCCAAATAGCTGTTTGCCCATTCAACTGTTTCCACGATATTTGTGTGCGTTATACGATTATCAAAATTACTTGCCACATGCAGATTATCGTATAACCCACAAAAATGTCGCGGCAACAGTTGAATCAGCAAAAAGCTACTTGGTCAACAAAACAGCGAGCATTAACATAGTACTCATAtcgcattaataataaaaaaatgtatgttcaATTCGCGCGGTAAGTTGCCGATTACCCACACGATCAAATGAGCGCACTCACTTCGTTCGTGCGCTCAACTTTGCTCTCGTGGGCAATTGACGACCgcactagttgtacaatatactattacgATTAAAACGATTAATGACgactaaaatttcaaatcgtttttaatcctcttgcagaaccagaaattgcaatagtattttacgattaacgataaagacgattaaaaatttcaaattgccatgaatcgtctttaatcgtaaaattatATTGCAATTTCTGGTTCCGCATGAAGATTAAagacgatttaaaacgattaaaaatttaatcaatattaatcTTCTTCAATCATCAATTGACGATTCATGAAGATTTAGAACGATGAAAACAGTTTTA from Microplitis mediator isolate UGA2020A unplaced genomic scaffold, iyMicMedi2.1 ctg00000142.1, whole genome shotgun sequence includes:
- the LOC130678102 gene encoding histone H4, translated to MTGRGKGGKGLGKGGAKRHRKVLRDNIQGITKPAIRRLARRGGVKRISGLIYEETRGVLKVFLENVIRDAVTYTEHAKRKTVTAMDVVYALKRQGRTLYGFGG
- the LOC130678101 gene encoding histone H3, producing MARTKQTARKSTGGKAPRKQLATKAARKSAPATGGVKKPHRYRPGTVALREIRRYQKSTELLIRKLPFQRLVREIAQDFKTDLRFQSSAVMALQEASEAYLVGLFEDTNLCAIHAKRVTIMPKDIQLARRIRGERA
- the LOC130678106 gene encoding histone H2A; translated protein: MSGRGKGGKVKGKSKTRSSRAGLQFPVGRIHRMLRKGNYAERVGAGAPVYLAAVMEYLAAEVLELAGNAARDNKKTRIIPRHLQLAIRNDEELNKLLSGVTIAQGGVLPNIQAVLLPKKTEKSSS
- the LOC130678099 gene encoding histone H2B, with translation MPPKTSGKAVKKSGKAQKNITKSDKKGRKKKRKESYAIYIYKVLKQVHPDTGVSSKAMSIMNSFVNDIFERIAAEASRLAHYNKRSTITSREIQTAVRLLLPGELAKHAVSEGTKAVTKYTSSK